A stretch of Shewanella dokdonensis DNA encodes these proteins:
- a CDS encoding flagellar hook-basal body complex protein → MSMFQIGLSGLKSTQTALEVTSNNISNSSTSGFKTGSTEFAAVYNGGQRGGVKVADIKEDFTKPGDLVRTDKDLDMAITGKGFFVIAANGREAYTQAGQFGLNDQLYITNSNGAKLQGYGVDDAAEPNIVPGVLTDLKIEGSNIPAQSSDLLNFSGNFSSASDVIPYPAAPDSFDPTNGSAYNFSQSTELYDSLGNSHVLTQYYNHTGANQWQTMYFVDGQPLTAAQLGLPGSATVGSQDVSVDGANVSAGVVTMTFDTDGQMLPLDGTFTPGAVADSNSTDPYNMRRVQLTFSPLDADGNPNGAGDVSLTIDMKQSTQFGSGFAMYTNDANGYTSGEFNGVTVDDDGKLYATFTNGESKLQGQLVLATFANVDGLEQGDNTVWYGTSESGSPLYTTADNGTVGQLLSGQYMASNVNISDQLVDLISFQQNYQANAKTISTASDMMQVLFNAV, encoded by the coding sequence CGCGGTATATAACGGCGGTCAGCGTGGTGGGGTAAAAGTCGCGGATATCAAAGAAGATTTTACCAAGCCGGGTGATTTGGTCAGAACCGATAAAGATCTGGATATGGCCATTACCGGAAAAGGCTTCTTCGTTATTGCGGCGAACGGCCGTGAGGCCTACACCCAAGCGGGGCAGTTCGGTCTAAATGATCAGCTCTACATCACCAATAGCAATGGTGCCAAACTGCAAGGCTATGGTGTGGACGATGCCGCTGAACCAAACATTGTGCCTGGGGTTCTCACCGATCTTAAGATTGAAGGCAGCAATATTCCGGCACAATCATCTGATTTGCTGAATTTTTCTGGTAATTTCAGCTCCGCCAGTGATGTTATTCCTTACCCAGCGGCGCCAGACAGCTTTGACCCCACCAATGGCTCTGCTTATAACTTTTCACAGTCTACTGAACTGTACGACTCGCTCGGTAACAGCCACGTACTGACTCAGTATTACAACCATACCGGTGCTAACCAATGGCAGACCATGTACTTTGTGGATGGTCAACCATTAACCGCGGCGCAACTGGGGTTACCTGGCAGTGCAACTGTTGGCTCTCAAGATGTGAGCGTGGATGGGGCTAATGTTTCGGCAGGTGTGGTGACCATGACATTTGATACCGATGGTCAGATGTTGCCACTCGATGGCACTTTTACTCCCGGCGCAGTTGCCGACAGTAATAGCACCGACCCTTACAATATGCGGCGCGTGCAACTGACGTTTAGTCCGCTGGATGCCGATGGTAATCCTAACGGTGCCGGGGATGTCAGCCTGACTATCGACATGAAACAAAGCACCCAGTTTGGTAGTGGTTTTGCCATGTACACCAATGATGCCAACGGTTATACCTCAGGTGAATTCAACGGTGTAACAGTGGATGATGATGGCAAGCTGTACGCCACTTTCACCAATGGCGAATCTAAATTGCAAGGGCAATTGGTACTGGCTACTTTCGCTAACGTGGACGGCTTGGAACAAGGTGACAATACCGTGTGGTATGGCACTTCTGAGTCTGGTAGCCCGCTGTATACCACGGCTGATAACGGAACGGTTGGACAACTGCTGTCTGGGCAGTACATGGCGTCAAACGTCAATATCAGCGATCAATTGGTCGACTTGATCTCGTTCCAACAAAACTATCAGGCCAACGCGAAAACCATCAGCACTGCGAGCGACATGATGCAGGTGCTGTTTAATGCGGTCTAG
- a CDS encoding flagellar basal body rod protein FlgF → MERLIYTAVSGAELNNKALQVVANNLANVNTAGFRADLEQAQSMMVGGDGFRTRYQAQLTPVVTSLAQGPVMDTGRKLDVALSESGYLAVQDAGGNEAYTRAGNLQVDGDGFLRVNGLQVLGEGGGPIQLPQFGDIDISPDGTINLTPVGGGLIAQEAQIKLVSANGNLVKGSDGLLRDSNGQQLNRDEAVTLVSGKLEGSNVNAVEQMVKTMNISRQFEMNVKMMKVAEELSSSGDRLIRGEA, encoded by the coding sequence ATGGAACGCTTGATCTATACCGCCGTTTCTGGGGCGGAACTGAATAACAAAGCCTTGCAGGTGGTGGCAAACAACCTAGCGAATGTCAACACTGCTGGCTTCCGGGCCGACCTGGAACAGGCGCAGTCGATGATGGTGGGCGGCGATGGTTTTCGTACTCGTTATCAGGCACAACTGACGCCAGTGGTGACCAGCTTGGCTCAAGGGCCGGTGATGGACACTGGGCGTAAGCTGGATGTGGCCTTGAGTGAGTCCGGTTATCTGGCCGTGCAGGATGCCGGTGGTAATGAAGCCTATACCCGCGCGGGTAATCTGCAGGTGGATGGTGACGGCTTTTTGCGGGTAAATGGCCTGCAGGTGTTGGGGGAGGGTGGTGGCCCCATCCAGTTACCGCAATTTGGCGATATTGATATCAGCCCCGATGGCACCATCAACCTCACTCCCGTTGGCGGTGGTTTGATTGCTCAAGAGGCGCAGATCAAGCTGGTCAGCGCTAATGGCAATCTGGTGAAAGGCAGCGATGGATTGCTGCGCGACAGCAATGGCCAGCAACTCAATCGGGATGAGGCCGTGACCTTGGTGAGCGGCAAACTGGAAGGTTCTAACGTCAATGCGGTGGAACAGATGGTCAAAACCATGAACATCAGCCGCCAGTTTGAGATGAATGTCAAAATGATGAAGGTTGCTGAAGAGCTGTCTAGCTCTGGTGATCGATTAATTCGTGGCGAAGCATAA
- a CDS encoding flagellar basal body L-ring protein FlgH produces MRFLLLFITLLLGACSSTPPDNDPQSNAANNDDNARDNGQLVNHQEGGLYSDYYMFTLFSDKRAYSVGDILTVVLAERTMSSKSADSSLGKDSSWDVGVPLVGTLNTNDMALQTNSSTSFSGQSSANQQNSLSGYISVRVTEVLSNGALRIKGRKQIRLNQGDEYLELSGVVRPEDIDVTNQISSQRIAEASISYEGSGTLADASEPGWLTKLFTRYLNPF; encoded by the coding sequence ATGCGTTTTTTACTTCTGTTTATCACGTTATTGCTGGGCGCTTGCAGTAGCACTCCGCCCGACAATGATCCGCAGAGCAATGCCGCCAATAACGATGATAATGCGCGGGATAATGGACAACTGGTCAACCATCAGGAAGGCGGGTTATACAGTGACTATTACATGTTTACCCTGTTCTCTGATAAACGTGCCTATTCTGTTGGTGACATATTAACTGTGGTACTGGCTGAGCGCACCATGTCCAGCAAGAGTGCCGACTCTTCGTTAGGGAAAGACAGCAGTTGGGATGTGGGCGTGCCTTTAGTGGGAACGCTCAATACCAACGATATGGCGTTGCAGACCAACTCTTCCACCAGTTTTTCTGGGCAGAGCAGTGCCAATCAGCAGAATTCGCTGAGCGGCTATATCTCTGTGAGAGTAACGGAAGTCTTATCTAATGGAGCTCTGCGCATCAAAGGTCGCAAGCAGATCCGACTGAATCAAGGGGATGAATATCTGGAACTCTCTGGGGTAGTACGCCCAGAGGATATTGATGTTACTAACCAGATATCATCACAGCGGATTGCCGAGGCCTCCATCAGTTATGAAGGCAGTGGCACGCTGGCAGATGCATCCGAACCGGGTTGGCTAACTAAGCTGTTTACCCGTTATCTCAATCCGTTTTAA
- a CDS encoding rod-binding protein: MNQSLAIDPAQVNQIYSNLSEADGLQQASEQFEAIFLQLVLKNMNSATAAISGDDGMFASREQRMYQDIYNAQISQSLAASGQIGLAEKMVAQIGGQLHSLENKFKEPEKTVAPTLEGNAFSQPLNASGINSGS; the protein is encoded by the coding sequence TTGAATCAGTCTCTGGCCATTGATCCGGCGCAGGTGAATCAGATTTATAGCAATCTTTCTGAAGCCGATGGTTTGCAGCAAGCCTCTGAGCAGTTCGAGGCGATATTTCTGCAGTTGGTTTTGAAAAACATGAACAGTGCCACGGCCGCGATCAGCGGTGATGATGGCATGTTTGCCAGCCGTGAACAGCGGATGTATCAGGATATCTACAATGCCCAGATTTCTCAGTCCTTGGCCGCCTCAGGCCAAATAGGATTAGCGGAAAAAATGGTGGCGCAGATAGGTGGGCAACTGCACTCCTTGGAAAATAAATTTAAGGAACCAGAAAAAACGGTCGCTCCTACATTAGAAGGAAACGCGTTTTCTCAGCCTTTGAACGCCAGTGGAATCAACTCGGGGAGTTAG
- the flgK gene encoding flagellar hook-associated protein FlgK has translation MSGLLSNALSGLNAANTALSVSGHNVANLATEGYSRQAVQFATAQGNLNGVKVSNVDRVVNSFYNDDIWRTSSDLAYYNGLQSYLGYAEELMGTSSLNFNDAISQLTGALNSALAAPESRAYRQEVLSSADALVNKMSQINGALTDQREKLSKEMTQTASSIGYTLRKLADYNDRVAIAVAKGEPTAELEDNRELLVTQLSSYIGIATTSRDDGTLDIATMSGAPLLIGTQAAELAVNGTEVSLTLGKQVFRLTDNIGGKMGGLISADTDVLQPTVASLNSMLSQLSDDVNGVLAQGFDLNGNPGAPLFSYDANDPLGTFAVSDSINIDSLAFIGGKDDGGGNWVPAGGVGDNSNIANLIDVFDNQSADYSLLIGRLASKSNENQSSVKTAQALNDNALQTRDNLSGVNKDEEASNILFYQQMYQANAKVISVADETFKTLLAMF, from the coding sequence ATGTCAGGACTGCTGTCCAATGCCTTATCCGGACTAAACGCCGCCAATACAGCGCTGTCTGTCAGTGGTCACAATGTTGCCAATTTGGCGACTGAAGGGTATAGCCGTCAGGCTGTCCAATTTGCCACGGCCCAGGGTAACCTGAATGGGGTAAAAGTCAGCAATGTCGATCGGGTAGTGAATAGTTTTTATAACGATGACATCTGGCGCACCAGTTCTGATCTGGCTTATTACAATGGTTTGCAGAGTTATCTCGGGTATGCCGAAGAACTGATGGGAACCAGCTCGCTTAATTTTAATGATGCCATCAGTCAGTTAACCGGTGCACTGAACTCCGCACTGGCAGCGCCCGAATCGCGGGCCTATCGGCAAGAGGTGTTGTCCAGTGCCGATGCCTTAGTTAATAAGATGTCGCAGATCAATGGCGCTTTGACCGATCAGCGCGAGAAGCTCAGCAAAGAGATGACGCAGACCGCTTCCAGTATCGGTTATACGCTGCGCAAACTGGCCGATTATAATGACCGCGTTGCGATCGCCGTGGCCAAAGGCGAACCTACCGCAGAGTTAGAGGATAACCGTGAATTACTGGTTACCCAGCTGTCATCTTACATTGGCATAGCCACTACCAGCCGTGATGATGGCACGTTAGATATTGCTACTATGAGTGGGGCACCGTTATTGATCGGTACTCAAGCGGCCGAGTTAGCGGTAAACGGTACTGAGGTCTCACTGACATTAGGCAAGCAGGTATTTCGTCTGACCGACAATATTGGCGGTAAGATGGGCGGTTTGATCTCCGCCGATACAGATGTATTGCAGCCTACCGTTGCCAGCCTCAATAGCATGCTGAGCCAACTGAGTGATGATGTAAATGGTGTTTTAGCACAGGGGTTTGATCTAAATGGTAACCCTGGGGCGCCACTGTTTAGCTACGATGCCAACGATCCCCTAGGCACATTTGCCGTCAGTGACAGCATCAATATTGATTCGCTGGCATTTATTGGGGGTAAAGACGATGGTGGTGGCAACTGGGTGCCCGCTGGTGGTGTAGGTGATAACAGTAATATTGCGAATCTGATTGACGTGTTTGACAACCAATCAGCCGACTACTCACTGCTCATTGGCCGTTTGGCTTCAAAGAGTAATGAAAATCAAAGTAGTGTAAAAACTGCACAGGCACTCAATGATAATGCCTTGCAGACCCGAGATAATCTCAGTGGTGTCAATAAGGATGAAGAAGCATCCAACATCCTTTTCTACCAGCAGATGTATCAGGCCAATGCCAAAGTGATTTCTGTGGCTGATGAAACCTTTAAAACCCTGTTGGCCATGTTCTAA
- the flgL gene encoding flagellar hook-associated protein FlgL: MRVSSHLYQQNIIRTINQGTADYNRLSVQLFNNQRITKPSDDPLGSVMLLTLDSELSSIKQYQSNMNDVEYTLGQQETQLSSAVNILNSLQEMTTTAADGSMGETEITALGQQMGVLFPAIVDLLNTTDGDGRYYFSGSLTNVMPFQKDLSGQYQYQGDSNIRQVAVSSDSKVISNVVGSDIDPGASFLNQMQDYLTLLNTDPGNATIGDESRNMMDGINSFLQGVTDQLTKIGATRASLSRSNRAMMILPYIPKGSGMTSVRSTMHKLM, encoded by the coding sequence ATGAGAGTCAGTTCACATCTATATCAGCAAAATATCATTCGTACTATCAACCAGGGCACCGCTGACTATAACCGTTTATCAGTACAACTGTTCAATAATCAGCGGATAACCAAGCCCTCGGATGATCCACTTGGCTCAGTAATGTTACTGACGCTGGATAGCGAACTGAGTTCCATCAAACAGTATCAGTCCAACATGAACGATGTGGAATACACCTTAGGCCAGCAGGAAACCCAGCTCTCCAGCGCGGTGAATATCCTAAATAGCTTGCAGGAAATGACCACTACCGCGGCCGATGGTTCCATGGGCGAGACAGAAATTACCGCGCTAGGGCAGCAGATGGGGGTGTTATTCCCGGCCATCGTTGATTTGCTTAATACCACAGATGGCGATGGTCGCTATTATTTTTCCGGCAGTCTGACCAATGTGATGCCATTTCAGAAAGATCTCTCGGGGCAATATCAGTATCAGGGGGATAGCAATATTCGGCAGGTGGCGGTTTCCTCTGACTCCAAGGTTATCAGTAATGTGGTCGGTAGTGATATTGATCCGGGTGCCAGCTTTCTCAACCAGATGCAGGATTATCTGACGCTGTTGAACACAGATCCGGGCAATGCCACTATTGGCGATGAATCCAGAAACATGATGGATGGCATTAACAGCTTTTTGCAGGGTGTTACGGATCAGTTGACGAAAATTGGGGCCACACGTGCCTCCCTGAGTCGATCAAACAGGGCAATGATGATATTGCCGTATATACCCAAGGGCTCAGGGATGACATCAGTCAGGTCGACTATGCACAAACTTATGTGA
- a CDS encoding flagellin, with protein sequence MSLSIQSNAASLSIQNQLNRTNSALSTALERLGSGYRINSAKDDAAGLQIANRLNAQATGQKAAIYNANNAQSMMQTAEGAFDEMTNIADRMKELATQAANGTNSSAEYTAMNSEYSALSSELTSIMDNTSFGADTKLLTGGKFASAVKFQVGASTAETLSVDISGQLTAITGAIGTNLTGLANQGDSSTSMGEIDTLINAIGAARSALGANMNRLDHTVNNVTNMKQNTEAAASNLMDADYAAETSAMTKQQLLMNSGVSVLSVSNSTTSMIASLLRG encoded by the coding sequence ATGTCATTATCTATTCAATCTAATGCAGCTTCCCTTTCCATCCAGAACCAGCTGAACCGTACCAACAGCGCCTTGAGTACAGCGCTGGAACGTTTGGGCAGCGGCTATCGTATCAACTCCGCTAAAGATGATGCCGCTGGTCTGCAGATTGCTAACCGTTTGAATGCCCAGGCTACTGGTCAGAAAGCCGCTATCTACAACGCCAACAATGCTCAGTCTATGATGCAGACTGCCGAAGGCGCGTTTGATGAAATGACTAACATTGCTGACCGTATGAAAGAGCTGGCAACTCAGGCTGCCAACGGTACTAACAGCTCCGCTGAGTACACTGCAATGAACAGTGAATATTCGGCATTGAGTTCAGAATTAACTAGTATTATGGATAACACATCTTTTGGTGCTGACACTAAGTTATTGACCGGTGGTAAGTTTGCAAGTGCTGTAAAATTCCAAGTTGGTGCTTCTACTGCTGAAACACTTTCTGTTGATATTTCTGGTCAGTTGACCGCTATAACAGGTGCAATTGGTACTAACCTTACAGGATTAGCTAATCAGGGTGATTCCTCAACCTCTATGGGTGAGATTGACACTCTGATTAATGCTATTGGGGCTGCTCGTTCTGCACTGGGTGCTAACATGAACCGCTTGGATCACACTGTTAACAACGTGACCAACATGAAGCAGAACACTGAAGCTGCTGCATCTAACCTGATGGATGCTGACTATGCTGCAGAAACTTCTGCCATGACTAAGCAACAGTTGCTGATGAACTCTGGTGTATCTGTACTGAGCGTATCTAACAGTACTACCAGCATGATCGCTTCTCTGCTGCGCGGTTAA
- the fliD gene encoding flagellar filament capping protein FliD codes for MATSTSSATSLDPAYLAQQYTAIDRAAKDTLLQNQYNSYNTSLKAFQSLQSSLTDFVSHLKDFSADGLLASSAKVSSSNTMNVTVDGSAAPGSYQIFVQQVAQAHQLAMSFDPAQVLPTNGDLGITVGSDEFVVDLSTLPATATLSDVASAINNSADNTGVNATVMQSGSETFLLLTSDKTGAANQISLNFNAGTDPNGAVFATAISGAQQLTAAQDAIVQVGSSSAITITSATNTLDNVIDGVKIDLLQAQASGDTPVKIDVAKDSEKTQENLQDIVDEYNNLMSKLTDDGIKNDSMSKNIQRLMRSSFQGTFDSKTLYSIGLEFDRNGKLAINSDRLDKALNTDSQQVAKMLTGDNGLVSKLQTSLAPYSDRFGF; via the coding sequence ATGGCAACTTCTACAAGCTCGGCAACCAGTTTGGATCCAGCCTACTTGGCTCAACAATACACCGCCATTGACCGGGCTGCTAAAGACACCCTGTTACAGAATCAATACAACAGTTACAACACCTCATTAAAAGCGTTCCAATCACTGCAGTCATCATTAACTGATTTTGTCAGTCATTTGAAAGACTTTAGTGCTGATGGCCTATTGGCCAGTTCCGCTAAAGTTTCTAGCAGCAATACCATGAACGTCACGGTTGATGGTTCTGCGGCACCCGGTTCTTACCAGATTTTTGTACAGCAGGTGGCACAAGCCCATCAGCTGGCGATGAGTTTTGATCCAGCACAAGTGCTGCCCACCAATGGCGACCTTGGTATTACCGTCGGTAGCGATGAATTTGTGGTGGACTTATCGACATTACCTGCAACTGCGACGCTGTCAGATGTGGCATCCGCGATTAATAACAGTGCCGATAACACAGGCGTTAATGCCACCGTAATGCAAAGTGGCAGTGAAACCTTCTTGCTGCTGACCAGCGATAAAACTGGCGCAGCTAATCAGATCTCTTTGAATTTTAATGCTGGCACCGATCCTAACGGCGCTGTTTTTGCCACGGCTATTTCTGGGGCACAACAGTTGACCGCGGCGCAAGACGCCATTGTGCAGGTGGGTTCCAGCTCAGCGATTACTATCACTTCTGCGACTAATACCTTAGATAACGTGATTGACGGGGTGAAAATTGACTTGCTGCAGGCTCAGGCTAGCGGTGATACCCCAGTAAAAATTGACGTTGCTAAAGACTCAGAAAAAACGCAGGAAAATCTACAAGACATTGTGGACGAGTATAACAACTTGATGTCAAAACTCACCGATGACGGCATTAAGAATGATAGTATGTCCAAAAATATACAACGGCTGATGCGCAGTAGTTTTCAAGGTACCTTTGACAGTAAGACCTTGTATTCTATCGGCTTAGAATTTGACCGTAACGGTAAGCTGGCGATCAATAGTGACCGTCTCGATAAAGCGTTGAATACTGATTCTCAGCAAGTGGCTAAGATGCTGACGGGTGACAACGGTTTAGTCAGCAAGCTGCAAACATCGCTAGCGCCTTATTCTGACCGTTTTGGTTTTTGA
- the fliS gene encoding flagellar export chaperone FliS translates to MMLDMGYAAYQQTAVEGKAAGADVHKLVLMLFDGFLDELERAVGHINAKKFDRKAQSVERLLRILGGLEASLDREHGGELAENMAQLYQHCGQSLVQASFRNDISYLDSVKTVMTNLQQGWKGLGSLN, encoded by the coding sequence ATGATGTTGGATATGGGATATGCGGCGTATCAGCAGACCGCAGTAGAAGGGAAAGCCGCTGGCGCCGATGTGCATAAACTAGTGTTGATGTTATTTGATGGTTTCCTGGATGAGCTAGAACGTGCGGTGGGACATATCAATGCCAAGAAATTTGACCGCAAAGCCCAAAGTGTGGAACGACTGTTACGGATCCTTGGCGGCCTTGAGGCTTCACTAGATCGTGAACATGGTGGTGAATTAGCCGAAAACATGGCACAGCTTTATCAGCATTGTGGTCAGTCACTGGTGCAGGCTAGCTTTCGTAACGACATCAGCTATCTCGATTCAGTTAAAACGGTGATGACCAATCTGCAGCAAGGCTGGAAAGGATTGGGGTCGCTCAATTAA
- a CDS encoding flagellar hook-length control protein FliK, which translates to MVMAMPVMLAGNSTADMSVSKNLVAGITADGDTAEQQGGSFVLPEITSPAPTNSDAPSEPMLLQALTFDEQQNNLPSSMAGSLLLLPQASSQTDESTANAAELAAQAQSVLPPSLTAVAPEQTTADAASITTDSAPVLDADKDQPTTDSAAEQPQNPLFDNRLGSAAMWPQHLAPIVTPQATTTATTVAATVAVPAVTLGSDSANTTPSAALQTPTLAPAVTASMANSTVPFTMQTMSSNGTEPNSNASVTDARAKSFAGLMQAMTSAAISSSGQARSVTDASVVSGGVNGVMPTTSMLNTGGNDVASASVLELRASTSAAVGQQLVNLLSDKVQLQYDSKIHNAQIRLDPPRLGSIDIRISVDGDRTIVHINASHATVKDAVLQTAEQLRASLAHKLGGEVLVQTGERHSQQGQQSPQPGWQEEIMVNHLQLTEDETQPVSMVSDWLNRKA; encoded by the coding sequence ATGGTGATGGCAATGCCAGTGATGTTGGCGGGCAACAGCACCGCTGACATGAGCGTCAGTAAAAATCTGGTGGCAGGCATAACGGCTGATGGAGATACGGCCGAGCAGCAGGGCGGAAGTTTTGTGCTACCCGAAATCACCTCGCCTGCGCCGACTAACTCAGATGCCCCAAGCGAGCCGATGCTGTTGCAAGCGCTTACCTTTGATGAGCAACAAAACAACTTGCCAAGCAGTATGGCGGGCAGTTTGTTGCTATTGCCGCAAGCGTCTTCTCAAACGGATGAATCCACCGCAAATGCTGCTGAATTGGCAGCGCAAGCGCAGTCGGTGTTACCGCCAAGCTTGACGGCAGTCGCGCCAGAGCAGACAACCGCGGATGCGGCTAGCATTACCACAGATAGCGCTCCCGTCCTTGATGCCGATAAGGATCAGCCCACCACAGATTCCGCAGCTGAACAGCCACAAAACCCTTTATTTGATAATCGGCTGGGCAGCGCTGCCATGTGGCCACAGCACCTTGCCCCCATAGTGACACCACAAGCCACAACAACGGCAACCACTGTGGCTGCAACAGTTGCCGTTCCTGCAGTCACGCTCGGCAGTGATAGCGCGAATACCACCCCATCGGCCGCTTTGCAAACACCGACATTAGCACCTGCGGTTACGGCGTCTATGGCTAATTCGACAGTACCGTTCACCATGCAAACCATGAGTAGCAATGGCACTGAACCAAACAGCAACGCCAGCGTAACCGATGCCCGAGCGAAATCTTTTGCCGGATTAATGCAGGCAATGACCAGTGCGGCAATATCGTCCTCTGGACAGGCTCGCAGCGTTACTGATGCGTCGGTTGTGAGTGGCGGCGTTAACGGAGTAATGCCTACCACCTCAATGCTAAATACGGGTGGCAATGACGTTGCCAGTGCCAGTGTCCTTGAGCTGCGTGCATCAACATCCGCCGCAGTAGGCCAGCAGTTAGTTAACCTGCTCAGCGATAAAGTGCAGTTGCAATATGACAGCAAAATTCACAATGCCCAGATCCGCCTCGACCCACCAAGGCTCGGCAGTATTGATATCCGGATCAGTGTCGATGGCGACCGGACGATAGTTCATATCAATGCCAGTCATGCCACCGTAAAAGATGCCGTGTTACAGACCGCTGAACAACTCAGAGCCTCGCTGGCTCACAAGCTGGGCGGGGAAGTCTTGGTACAGACGGGCGAGCGCCATTCACAACAGGGACAACAGTCGCCACAACCCGGTTGGCAGGAAGAGATTATGGTCAACCATTTACAGCTAACGGAAGACGAAACTCAGCCTGTATCTATGGTGAGCGACTGGTTGAATAGAAAAGCGTAA
- a CDS encoding flagellar basal body-associated FliL family protein produces the protein MAQLEQQSPVLRNVLVQYFANYSREQAKQAFENVGKVQQSLLQKFNEALKLQKIDSKLEQVLITNVYLQ, from the coding sequence TTGGCACAACTGGAACAACAGTCTCCAGTACTGCGCAATGTGCTGGTGCAGTACTTTGCTAATTACTCACGGGAACAGGCTAAACAAGCCTTTGAAAATGTGGGTAAAGTTCAGCAATCCTTGCTACAGAAATTTAATGAAGCGCTGAAGCTTCAGAAGATCGACAGCAAGCTAGAACAGGTGCTGATCACTAACGTTTATTTGCAGTAA
- a CDS encoding FliA/WhiG family RNA polymerase sigma factor, which translates to MSALRDWQNAGEPLDAVPVPRENEALQRYAYLVRRVVAHMRTQIGVVADRDDLQQIGLMALLKAIRRYGRDQDDQFESYAFKYIRGAMLDEFRRLDWRSRQSRQEAHRFRDGVRQLRSQLGREPKEPEICAALDISTKQLMEFHYLEQAEIVESFELLLEQQGPMASENRDIARLEQRRLLAQAMRLLPARNKLLLQLYYTHELNMKEIALTLGLTESRVCQLHKQSLQLLTEKLTG; encoded by the coding sequence ATGTCTGCACTTCGAGATTGGCAAAACGCTGGAGAGCCGTTAGATGCGGTGCCAGTGCCTCGTGAAAACGAGGCCTTGCAGCGTTATGCCTATCTGGTGCGGCGAGTGGTGGCGCATATGCGCACCCAAATCGGCGTGGTTGCCGATCGGGATGATTTGCAGCAGATAGGCTTGATGGCATTGCTGAAAGCGATTCGCCGTTATGGCCGCGATCAGGACGACCAATTTGAGTCCTACGCCTTCAAATATATTCGGGGCGCCATGCTCGATGAATTCCGGCGGCTTGACTGGCGTTCGCGGCAATCGCGGCAAGAGGCGCATCGTTTCCGGGATGGCGTAAGGCAATTACGCAGCCAACTGGGGCGGGAACCGAAAGAACCTGAAATATGTGCGGCGTTGGATATCTCCACCAAGCAACTGATGGAGTTTCATTATCTGGAGCAGGCTGAAATCGTCGAGAGCTTTGAGCTGTTGCTGGAGCAACAAGGCCCGATGGCGTCAGAAAACCGGGATATCGCGCGGTTAGAGCAGCGGCGACTCTTGGCCCAGGCGATGCGGTTATTACCGGCACGCAATAAGTTACTACTGCAGTTGTATTACACCCATGAACTGAACATGAAAGAGATAGCTTTGACTCTGGGACTAACGGAATCCCGCGTATGCCAGTTGCATAAGCAGTCATTGCAATTGTTAACGGAAAAATTAACAGGCTAG